The proteins below come from a single Chryseobacterium sp. MA9 genomic window:
- a CDS encoding MBL fold metallo-hydrolase, with amino-acid sequence MKIIPLKEGNFSASKTKDFTLLTEENFDKIGGIKMSVQPFLIITENDYILLDAGIGWKNESGKTVISEFLERENIRPEQITKLLLSHLHKDHIEGAVKLTENGFEAAFPKAQIYIQKRELDFAMEKKGNPSFDFDMLEKLIQLPNITWMNEDQGKITDEISYEVVGGHTPFMQVFWIRENGETVFYGADDLPQASYLKYHLAYKSDFDGRKAMQLRLKWEKEARENNWKILLYHDLDKAIINI; translated from the coding sequence ATGAAAATTATTCCACTTAAAGAAGGCAATTTTTCGGCAAGCAAAACCAAAGACTTTACTCTTTTAACAGAAGAAAATTTTGATAAGATCGGAGGAATTAAAATGTCTGTTCAGCCGTTTCTTATCATCACTGAAAATGATTATATCCTTTTGGATGCTGGAATTGGGTGGAAAAATGAGTCTGGAAAAACTGTTATTTCAGAATTTCTGGAGAGAGAAAATATCCGTCCTGAGCAAATAACAAAGCTATTATTGTCCCATCTTCACAAAGATCATATTGAAGGAGCTGTAAAACTTACAGAAAATGGCTTTGAGGCTGCTTTTCCGAAAGCTCAGATCTATATACAGAAACGCGAACTTGATTTTGCAATGGAAAAGAAAGGCAATCCTTCTTTTGATTTTGATATGCTGGAAAAGTTGATTCAGCTCCCGAATATTACGTGGATGAATGAAGATCAGGGGAAGATTACTGATGAAATTTCCTATGAAGTGGTAGGCGGACACACTCCTTTCATGCAGGTTTTCTGGATCAGAGAAAATGGAGAAACGGTTTTCTACGGTGCTGATGATCTGCCACAGGCTTCTTATTTAAAGTATCATTTAGCCTATAAAAGTGATTTTGATGGCAGAAAAGCAATGCAGTTGAGGCTTAAATGGGAAAAAGAAGCAAGAGAAAACAATTGGAAAATTCTTTTGTATCATGATCTGGATAAAGCCATAATAAATATTTAA
- a CDS encoding DsbA family oxidoreductase: MKIEIWSDVMCPFCYIGKNNFEEALSKLPFKDEVEVEWKSFQLDPTLDPQKTQDTIQYFREKKGVGEAQATQMLGQVTQMGKGAGIDFDFGKTLITNTFSAHKLLHLAKKHNKSNEMEEALFIAHFIDGKNVGDTEVLMAIAENLGIDKEEARQAVTTDQLDNKVNQDIQEARNNGISGVPFFVLNGKYAVSGAQPVEAFENALQQTYKETVSPFKDLSGESGASCDADGCSI, translated from the coding sequence ATGAAAATAGAAATCTGGTCGGACGTAATGTGTCCGTTTTGCTATATCGGAAAAAATAATTTTGAAGAGGCTTTAAGTAAACTGCCTTTCAAAGATGAAGTAGAAGTGGAGTGGAAGAGTTTTCAGCTGGATCCTACTTTAGATCCTCAAAAAACTCAGGATACCATTCAGTATTTCAGAGAAAAGAAAGGAGTTGGCGAAGCTCAGGCTACCCAAATGCTTGGACAGGTAACTCAAATGGGAAAAGGAGCTGGAATTGATTTTGATTTTGGAAAAACTCTGATCACCAATACTTTCAGTGCTCATAAATTGCTTCATTTGGCTAAAAAGCACAATAAGTCCAATGAAATGGAAGAAGCATTATTTATTGCTCATTTTATTGACGGTAAAAATGTTGGAGATACAGAAGTTTTAATGGCTATTGCTGAAAATTTGGGAATTGATAAGGAAGAAGCAAGACAGGCAGTTACAACAGATCAACTGGATAATAAAGTGAATCAGGATATTCAGGAGGCGAGAAACAATGGTATTTCCGGAGTTCCCTTCTTTGTTCTGAATGGTAAGTATGCTGTTTCCGGAGCTCAGCCTGTAGAAGCGTTTGAGAATGCGCTTCAGCAGACTTACAAAGAAACGGTGAGTCCGTTTAAGGATCTTTCCGGTGAGAGCGGAGCTTCCTGCGATGCAGACGGATGCAGTATTTAA
- a CDS encoding helix-turn-helix domain-containing protein — protein MGKLKENSTNNINRQYIQECDLSYAVCKIGGRWKLIILNKLKDGKLRFSELRNSISGITERMLTLQLRELEKESLVKRTVYAEVPPRVDYELTDIARELIPIWKQLDEWGGKHRELMQAQEGAGE, from the coding sequence ATGGGAAAGCTAAAAGAAAATTCAACGAATAATATCAACCGACAGTATATACAGGAATGCGATCTGAGTTATGCAGTATGCAAAATCGGTGGACGATGGAAACTAATTATTTTGAACAAATTAAAGGACGGGAAATTACGTTTTAGTGAGCTTAGAAATTCTATTTCAGGAATAACAGAAAGAATGCTTACCCTTCAACTGAGAGAACTGGAAAAAGAAAGCTTAGTAAAGAGGACGGTATATGCAGAAGTTCCGCCAAGAGTAGATTACGAACTTACAGATATTGCCCGTGAGCTTATCCCTATATGGAAACAGCTTGATGAATGGGGAGGAAAACACAGGGAATTGATGCAGGCACAGGAAGGTGCTGGAGAATAA
- a CDS encoding MFS transporter, whose amino-acid sequence MQESSSLGISRTVIWLMAIISGLVVANNYYNQPLLALISEELQVSESAASKISVLTQIGYALGLLLIVPLGDKFFRKKLILIDLFLVFGSLLWMTFATELWMLYAASLLIGATSVIPQLFVPIAAELSSDKEKSSNIGLVMSGLLLGILLSRFIGGIVGEVWGWRAMFGIAAGLMILVWLAVYKMLPEMSPNFKGTYKELMRSVAHLAKTQPVLQLASFRGAMAFGSMCALFTTLVFHMEKPPFNAGSSVVGSFGLAGAVGALAAAKVGKLQKYLDINRIILYSLLIVIGSWGFTYFAGETYWGLIVGVVLVDLGVQSSHIMNQTNYFLIKSNAVNRLNTVYMVSYFIGGSLGTWLASIAWQKAQWSGVCFVGTVFGVLALIAHILFCKRVNKA is encoded by the coding sequence ATGCAGGAAAGTTCTTCCCTTGGTATTTCCCGGACTGTTATCTGGCTTATGGCCATTATTTCAGGGCTGGTAGTCGCCAACAATTATTATAATCAGCCTTTACTGGCACTTATTTCAGAAGAACTGCAGGTTTCTGAGAGTGCAGCGAGTAAAATTTCTGTACTTACCCAGATCGGTTATGCATTGGGACTCTTGTTGATTGTTCCATTGGGTGATAAGTTTTTTCGCAAGAAATTGATTTTAATAGACCTGTTTCTCGTTTTTGGATCCCTTTTATGGATGACTTTTGCCACCGAGCTGTGGATGTTGTATGCTGCCAGTTTACTGATCGGAGCTACATCAGTTATTCCGCAATTGTTTGTTCCCATTGCCGCAGAACTTTCATCAGATAAAGAAAAATCCTCCAATATCGGACTGGTAATGTCAGGATTATTGCTGGGAATCCTTCTATCCCGTTTTATAGGAGGAATTGTAGGAGAAGTATGGGGTTGGAGAGCCATGTTTGGTATTGCTGCAGGACTGATGATTCTGGTTTGGCTGGCTGTCTATAAAATGCTTCCAGAAATGTCTCCTAATTTTAAAGGTACGTACAAAGAACTGATGCGTTCTGTTGCTCACCTTGCTAAAACACAGCCTGTTCTTCAGCTGGCTTCTTTCCGTGGAGCTATGGCATTTGGGTCTATGTGTGCATTGTTTACCACATTGGTTTTTCACATGGAGAAACCACCTTTTAACGCCGGATCATCTGTAGTGGGAAGTTTTGGATTAGCAGGTGCTGTAGGAGCTTTAGCCGCAGCCAAAGTAGGAAAATTGCAAAAGTATCTGGATATTAACCGGATTATATTGTATTCTTTATTAATCGTTATAGGAAGCTGGGGTTTTACGTATTTTGCAGGAGAAACGTATTGGGGACTGATTGTAGGAGTAGTTCTTGTTGACCTGGGTGTACAGTCAAGCCATATTATGAATCAGACCAATTATTTCCTTATTAAATCAAACGCTGTGAACAGGCTGAATACCGTTTATATGGTGTCTTATTTCATAGGGGGATCACTGGGAACATGGCTGGCTTCTATTGCATGGCAAAAGGCCCAATGGAGTGGTGTATGTTTTGTAGGAACGGTATTTGGGGTATTAGCCTTGATAGCGCATATTCTGTTTTGTAAAAGAGTCAATAAAGCATAA
- a CDS encoding PPC domain-containing DNA-binding protein, protein MNYKGNHWSARKIDQIYIVSLNNHSNIVEALTDFIQNQNIQAGEVTGIGAVSEATLRFFNPATKKYVDKTFKEQMEVTNISGNVSEIEEKLTLHLHITLGREDYTALAGHLLEAKIQGAAEFIFYPLNTRVVKMKNEEIGINLYDFEK, encoded by the coding sequence ATGAATTACAAAGGAAATCATTGGTCTGCAAGAAAGATAGATCAGATTTATATAGTAAGCCTTAACAATCATTCCAATATTGTAGAAGCTTTAACAGACTTTATTCAGAATCAAAATATTCAGGCAGGAGAAGTTACAGGAATAGGAGCTGTGAGTGAAGCCACTCTCCGATTCTTTAATCCGGCAACCAAAAAATATGTGGACAAGACTTTCAAAGAACAGATGGAAGTCACCAATATTTCCGGAAACGTTTCTGAAATAGAAGAAAAACTAACTCTACACCTTCATATCACGTTGGGAAGAGAGGATTATACAGCGCTGGCAGGACATCTTTTGGAGGCGAAAATTCAGGGAGCAGCGGAATTTATTTTTTATCCGTTGAATACCAGAGTCGTGAAAATGAAGAATGAAGAAATAGGAATTAATCTCTATGATTTTGAAAAGTAG
- a CDS encoding SDR family oxidoreductase, translating into MENVALVVGATGITGSNLAEELVAQGWTTYGLSRNPNTNIPGLRPIKADLMIEQNLAESLEGISPTHIYFTTWMRNDTEEENIRVNSMLVRNLLNVLSPKKSVQHVALVTGLKHYLGPFEAYVKEGVLPETPVREEHPRLPLPNFYYAQEDEVYKASERDGFTWSFHRPHTVVGYAVGNLMNMGTTLAIYASICKETGRKFIWPGSEAQWNGVSDVTDARILAKQLIWASTTESAKNQAFNIANGDVFRWKWLWKRLADWFGVETEGFSGTIKPLEKELENDQEIWTAISEKHNLKESNLDRLSSAWHTDLDLGRPLEVMCDMSKSRKLGFTAYISTEDSFTDVFERLRSENIIP; encoded by the coding sequence ATGGAAAATGTTGCATTGGTAGTAGGCGCTACCGGAATTACAGGAAGTAACCTTGCAGAAGAATTGGTTGCACAGGGCTGGACAACATACGGGTTATCCAGAAACCCAAATACAAATATCCCCGGTCTTCGTCCGATTAAAGCAGATTTGATGATTGAGCAGAACCTTGCTGAATCACTGGAAGGGATCTCTCCTACTCATATTTACTTTACCACATGGATGCGCAATGACACAGAAGAGGAAAACATCCGTGTCAACAGTATGCTGGTGAGAAATCTGTTAAATGTTTTATCCCCTAAAAAATCAGTTCAGCATGTAGCTTTGGTTACAGGATTGAAACATTATCTGGGACCCTTTGAGGCTTATGTTAAAGAAGGAGTTTTACCGGAAACACCTGTCAGGGAAGAACACCCAAGACTTCCCCTTCCCAACTTTTATTATGCACAGGAAGATGAAGTGTACAAAGCTTCAGAAAGAGATGGTTTTACATGGAGTTTTCACAGACCTCACACCGTTGTAGGATATGCAGTAGGGAATCTTATGAATATGGGAACCACATTGGCCATATATGCAAGCATCTGTAAGGAAACGGGAAGAAAATTTATCTGGCCTGGATCAGAAGCCCAGTGGAACGGTGTTTCTGATGTAACGGATGCCAGAATATTGGCTAAGCAATTGATCTGGGCATCCACTACGGAATCAGCAAAGAATCAGGCATTCAATATTGCTAATGGAGATGTTTTCAGATGGAAATGGCTATGGAAAAGGCTCGCAGACTGGTTCGGCGTAGAAACTGAAGGCTTCAGCGGTACGATAAAACCTCTTGAAAAAGAACTGGAAAATGATCAGGAAATTTGGACAGCCATTTCAGAAAAACATAATCTGAAAGAAAGCAATCTTGACCGTCTGTCATCAGCATGGCATACCGATCTGGATCTTGGAAGACCTCTGGAAGTGATGTGTGATATGTCTAAAAGCAGAAAACTTGGATTCACAGCTTATATAAGCACAGAAGATTCTTTTACAGATGTTTTTGAAAGATTGAGATCAGAAAATATAATCCCTTAA
- a CDS encoding MFS transporter, which yields MKKYAYIGCLGFIAVITTEFGVIGILPQVAEHYKISIDKAGYLLSAFALIIALTGPFMTLLTSGFDRKKIMLTAIFMFLITGFVSSFSPPFWLLMLVRILPAFLQPVYIATALSVAISQADDRKKNELMGIVFNGVAIAMVTTVPFATWIAGLWSWEYSFMIQTLVSLIAIAVIYFLLPPMPVKEKKSYGNQIRILKQPPFILSTLTNFFMITAWFSTYSYFADYLNKAKGMDTSMVSYMLLLFGIIGVFANGVAGKMLNRNVAGTTAIFLSGTILVPVLLYFSDGNLWATMAVIGIWGFLYSPSFLNASTYMISSAPESLEFANSLATSFGNLGVTVGTTIGGWVIVTKGVEYIPWIGVVFGLLAFLMMILKGILEKRSQVLSTCQN from the coding sequence ATGAAAAAATACGCTTACATTGGATGTCTGGGATTTATAGCGGTTATTACAACAGAATTTGGTGTGATCGGAATTCTCCCGCAAGTTGCAGAACATTATAAAATCAGTATAGACAAAGCAGGGTATCTGTTGAGCGCTTTTGCATTAATTATCGCTCTTACAGGACCTTTTATGACTTTACTTACATCAGGTTTTGATCGTAAAAAAATAATGCTCACTGCTATTTTCATGTTTCTGATTACAGGGTTTGTATCTTCCTTTTCACCGCCTTTCTGGCTGCTGATGCTGGTGAGAATTTTGCCTGCATTCCTTCAGCCTGTCTATATTGCGACTGCATTATCTGTTGCGATATCTCAGGCAGATGACCGAAAAAAGAATGAACTTATGGGAATCGTTTTTAACGGAGTTGCCATTGCTATGGTCACAACGGTTCCTTTTGCCACATGGATTGCGGGGCTTTGGTCCTGGGAGTATTCATTTATGATACAGACTTTAGTAAGTCTGATTGCTATAGCAGTCATTTATTTCCTTCTTCCTCCGATGCCTGTAAAAGAGAAGAAATCCTATGGAAATCAGATCAGAATATTGAAGCAACCTCCATTTATTCTGAGTACGCTGACTAACTTTTTTATGATTACTGCATGGTTTTCTACCTACAGCTATTTTGCAGATTATTTAAATAAGGCCAAAGGAATGGATACTTCAATGGTAAGCTATATGCTCCTGCTATTTGGGATTATTGGAGTATTTGCCAATGGAGTTGCCGGAAAAATGCTTAATAGAAATGTGGCAGGCACAACCGCTATTTTTCTTTCCGGAACCATTCTAGTACCCGTTCTTCTTTATTTTTCTGATGGAAATTTATGGGCAACGATGGCAGTTATCGGAATCTGGGGATTTCTGTATTCACCAAGTTTTTTGAATGCATCTACTTACATGATATCTTCAGCTCCGGAATCACTGGAGTTTGCCAATAGTCTTGCCACATCGTTCGGAAATCTGGGTGTGACGGTGGGGACTACAATCGGAGGATGGGTGATTGTTACAAAAGGAGTAGAATATATTCCATGGATAGGTGTTGTTTTCGGGCTACTTGCATTTCTGATGATGATCTTAAAAGGCATATTGGAAAAGCGCAGTCAGGTACTTTCCACCTGTCAGAATTAA
- a CDS encoding AraC family transcriptional regulator — protein MKVTFYEPVHSVLKDYIQGYYFIEKDDDQESVRYLTFPDNYFIVSACQDVSVTQDKGWVEITRSPSENIVVDFVFRCSVPTEIFYRQSVNEVTIYFKPLGIYHFFNADKSEDLEQEINLSDLTDIMDTVLKESDRKKQIEILENYCLSRFRQRDLHLAYTILNDFETELSIEEIAAKNKITRQYVNKISQRYLAKPASEFRKIQRFRKVLISNKKSRNLTELSYENLFYDQSHLIKDFKELTKISPGKFFENVDTEQNNVWLFI, from the coding sequence ATGAAAGTTACTTTTTATGAACCGGTACATTCTGTTTTGAAAGACTATATTCAAGGATATTATTTTATAGAAAAAGATGATGATCAGGAATCTGTCAGATATCTTACATTTCCAGATAATTACTTTATCGTATCAGCATGTCAGGATGTATCTGTTACTCAGGATAAAGGATGGGTAGAAATTACCAGATCCCCATCTGAGAATATAGTGGTTGATTTTGTATTCAGATGTTCTGTTCCTACTGAAATTTTTTATCGGCAATCGGTTAATGAAGTTACAATCTACTTTAAACCGTTAGGCATTTATCATTTTTTTAATGCTGATAAAAGCGAAGATCTGGAACAGGAAATCAATCTTTCAGACCTTACAGATATTATGGATACTGTTTTAAAAGAATCTGACAGGAAAAAACAAATTGAAATTCTGGAAAATTATTGTCTTTCCAGATTCCGGCAGAGGGACTTACATTTGGCTTATACAATATTGAATGATTTTGAAACAGAATTAAGTATCGAAGAAATTGCTGCAAAAAATAAGATCACAAGACAATATGTAAACAAGATATCTCAACGATATCTGGCTAAACCAGCTTCAGAATTCAGAAAAATACAGCGGTTTCGCAAGGTTTTGATTTCAAATAAAAAATCCAGAAATCTTACAGAACTTTCCTACGAAAATCTATTTTATGACCAATCCCATCTCATTAAAGATTTTAAAGAACTCACCAAAATAAGTCCCGGGAAATTCTTTGAAAATGTAGATACTGAGCAAAATAATGTTTGGTTATTTATCTGA
- a CDS encoding NAD(P)-dependent oxidoreductase, which yields MEKIGFIGLGNMGHPMAKNIETAGFPLSVYNRSSEKAKDFEEKSSVYTQIKDLVQNSDIIFTMLTNDSAVKAVYAEILPLNIQGKLFIDMSTISSEASKETAAALKIKEASFIDAPVAGSTQPAKEGTLIIMAGGEDEDIQRAMPYFLKMGKSVKHLGENGKGIAGKLSINYFLSAIYQGLAETVLLAGKLGIERSDMLEIINESASGSGATKVKTPMLIANQYAPAFALDLMLKDILLAKNAGADYPLSEALIQTYQNAHDKDFGQDDVIGIINYLKTIE from the coding sequence ATGGAAAAAATAGGATTCATCGGATTAGGAAATATGGGCCACCCCATGGCAAAGAATATTGAGACAGCAGGATTTCCACTTTCGGTTTACAACAGATCTTCTGAAAAAGCCAAAGATTTTGAAGAGAAGTCTTCAGTCTATACCCAAATTAAAGACCTGGTACAAAACAGCGATATTATATTCACAATGTTGACCAACGACAGTGCTGTAAAAGCGGTGTATGCAGAAATTCTCCCTTTAAACATTCAAGGAAAACTCTTTATAGATATGAGTACCATTTCTTCTGAAGCCTCAAAAGAAACCGCAGCTGCCCTGAAAATAAAAGAAGCTTCCTTTATTGATGCTCCCGTAGCGGGAAGTACCCAGCCAGCAAAGGAAGGAACACTGATCATTATGGCTGGAGGTGAGGATGAAGATATCCAACGCGCTATGCCTTACTTTTTGAAAATGGGAAAATCTGTAAAACATCTGGGTGAAAACGGAAAAGGAATTGCAGGAAAACTCTCTATCAATTATTTTCTATCCGCTATCTATCAGGGATTGGCAGAAACTGTTTTGCTGGCAGGAAAATTAGGAATTGAACGATCAGATATGTTGGAAATAATTAATGAAAGTGCCAGTGGAAGCGGTGCTACTAAAGTAAAAACACCTATGTTGATTGCCAACCAGTACGCTCCGGCATTTGCTCTTGATCTGATGCTTAAAGATATCCTTCTAGCCAAAAATGCGGGCGCAGACTATCCTTTATCCGAAGCTTTGATTCAAACCTATCAAAATGCCCATGACAAAGACTTTGGTCAGGATGACGTCATTGGGATCATCAATTATTTAAAAACAATAGAATAA
- a CDS encoding nucleosidase, whose translation MIKINNEIHYSIDDTLFVFALDSEAGTVFDDKNKLITGIGKVNAAIELTKEIHARKPKLIVNLGSAGSKGFHKGEVVCCTKFIQRDMDVRGLGFKLYETPLSGVPPVLEYGLRMDTLKEGICGSGDSFEMNHSETDYNIVDMEAYPLALIAQKENIPFLCLKYISDDAGSDAADDWSVQVHLASEAFKKILFS comes from the coding sequence ATGATAAAAATTAACAACGAAATTCATTATTCAATTGATGATACCCTTTTTGTTTTTGCATTAGATTCCGAAGCAGGAACAGTTTTCGACGATAAAAATAAATTAATTACCGGCATCGGAAAGGTGAACGCGGCCATTGAACTAACCAAAGAAATTCACGCAAGAAAACCTAAACTGATTGTGAATTTAGGTTCTGCCGGAAGTAAAGGATTCCATAAAGGAGAAGTTGTATGCTGTACAAAATTTATTCAGCGTGATATGGATGTAAGAGGACTTGGATTTAAACTATATGAAACGCCACTGTCCGGAGTGCCGCCTGTACTGGAATATGGTCTTAGAATGGATACCCTGAAAGAAGGAATCTGCGGAAGTGGTGATAGTTTTGAAATGAACCACTCTGAAACCGATTATAATATTGTAGATATGGAAGCCTATCCATTAGCACTGATTGCTCAAAAGGAAAACATCCCGTTTTTATGTCTGAAATATATTTCAGACGATGCAGGAAGTGACGCAGCAGACGACTGGAGCGTACAGGTACATCTGGCATCTGAAGCCTTTAAAAAAATACTGTTTTCATAA
- a CDS encoding alpha/beta hydrolase, whose protein sequence is MKMQLTSNITQILNHLEKIQPFNPQDSLDGARKYLETMSLQLSGKKEPVTMIEELEIQQENHQIPIRIYRPNGKDVQNSSAIIYIHGGWFIAGGYETHDAVVRKLANKTGSVVIFIDYRLAPEHPFPAGLNDSLDGIKWVIENAESLGIDPDKIGIIGDSAGGALAAAVSTQMGKHLKFQVLIYPAADNQLNSKSWETYENGPVLNKQGGIEAWEGYLPEEEKDNPLAIPVLIKDFKETPPTLIILAEHDPLLDDGKQLSENMKNAGITLTTSLYKDMVHGFMHMGELLEEVQSAVNEMAAFAYQNLDSDRKKAS, encoded by the coding sequence ATGAAAATGCAGTTAACCTCTAATATAACACAGATTTTAAATCACTTAGAAAAAATACAACCCTTCAATCCACAAGATTCTTTAGACGGAGCCCGTAAATATCTTGAAACAATGTCTCTTCAGCTCAGTGGTAAGAAAGAACCCGTTACAATGATTGAAGAATTGGAGATTCAACAGGAAAACCATCAGATACCCATTCGGATTTATCGTCCTAACGGAAAGGATGTTCAGAATTCATCGGCTATTATTTATATTCATGGGGGCTGGTTTATAGCTGGAGGATATGAAACCCACGATGCTGTAGTCCGTAAACTGGCTAATAAAACCGGGTCTGTGGTTATTTTTATAGATTACCGTCTTGCTCCGGAACATCCTTTTCCGGCAGGTTTAAACGATTCTCTTGACGGTATAAAATGGGTAATAGAAAATGCAGAATCTTTAGGAATTGATCCTGATAAAATAGGAATTATAGGAGATAGCGCTGGCGGAGCATTGGCTGCTGCTGTTTCTACCCAAATGGGAAAACATCTGAAATTTCAGGTATTAATTTATCCTGCAGCCGATAATCAGCTCAATTCAAAATCATGGGAAACTTATGAAAACGGGCCGGTTCTTAATAAACAAGGTGGTATAGAAGCATGGGAAGGTTATCTTCCGGAAGAAGAAAAAGATAATCCTCTTGCCATTCCTGTTTTGATCAAAGATTTTAAAGAAACACCGCCTACATTAATCATTCTGGCAGAGCATGATCCTTTGCTTGATGATGGGAAACAGCTTTCTGAAAATATGAAAAATGCAGGCATTACGCTTACAACGAGTCTTTACAAAGATATGGTTCACGGATTTATGCACATGGGAGAACTGTTGGAAGAAGTACAGTCAGCGGTGAATGAAATGGCTGCTTTTGCCTATCAAAACTTAGACTCTGACAGAAAAAAGGCATCATGA
- a CDS encoding chloramphenicol acetyltransferase has protein sequence MKIVDIDNWNRKEHFEFFSNMASPYFGFTTEVDCTKAYDTAKEKGYSFFAYYFHKSMVAVNTVDELKLRIIDGQVIQFDTVHAGSTIGRPDGTFGFSFTPFSDDFETFNASLQEEIKGVHETSGLRLSNERLGKDHVRHTTIPWNSFSAILHPTDFNTTESVPKIAFGRFNIKEGRKYLPVSIEAHHGLADGIHIAKYLEEFQRQLNQE, from the coding sequence ATGAAGATTGTAGATATAGACAACTGGAACAGAAAAGAACATTTTGAATTTTTTTCTAATATGGCAAGCCCTTATTTTGGATTTACAACGGAAGTAGACTGTACAAAAGCGTACGACACAGCAAAAGAGAAAGGATATTCATTTTTTGCTTATTATTTTCACAAATCTATGGTGGCGGTCAATACAGTAGACGAATTAAAACTCAGAATCATTGATGGGCAGGTGATACAGTTTGACACTGTTCATGCCGGCAGTACAATTGGAAGACCGGATGGAACTTTTGGTTTTTCATTTACTCCTTTTTCAGACGATTTTGAAACATTCAATGCTTCTTTGCAGGAGGAGATAAAAGGGGTTCATGAGACTTCAGGTTTGAGATTAAGTAATGAAAGACTAGGGAAAGATCATGTAAGACATACTACCATTCCGTGGAATTCGTTCAGTGCTATACTGCATCCTACAGATTTTAATACCACAGAATCAGTTCCTAAAATTGCCTTTGGAAGATTCAATATCAAAGAGGGGAGAAAATATCTTCCGGTTTCTATTGAGGCACATCATGGATTGGCAGATGGAATTCACATCGCTAAATATCTGGAAGAGTTTCAGAGACAGCTTAATCAGGAGTAG
- a CDS encoding Crp/Fnr family transcriptional regulator: MFEVLLSHIENKVNITDEQKNQIQSFFTLKKLRRKQYLLQEGDICKSLSFVSKGLLKSYFLDEKGNEHINMFAFEGWWISDFNSFINQEKSVLNIDAVEETEVLMITLENYEKMMLEIPLMDRYFRILYQNSLVTKDYRLIVSNSYTAEEKYIQLAQKNPEMIKRVPHNLIASYLGLTPETVSRIRKKNSLNNT; this comes from the coding sequence ATGTTTGAGGTCCTGCTTTCCCATATCGAAAATAAGGTTAATATTACGGACGAACAGAAGAATCAGATTCAGTCTTTCTTTACCCTTAAAAAACTTCGTAGAAAACAGTATCTGCTTCAGGAAGGAGATATCTGCAAATCACTGTCTTTTGTAAGCAAAGGTCTGCTGAAATCTTATTTTCTGGATGAAAAAGGAAATGAACACATCAATATGTTTGCTTTTGAAGGATGGTGGATTTCAGACTTCAACAGTTTTATCAATCAGGAAAAATCGGTACTGAATATTGATGCTGTTGAAGAAACTGAAGTCCTGATGATCACGTTGGAAAACTATGAAAAAATGATGTTGGAAATCCCTTTGATGGACCGTTATTTTAGAATTTTATACCAAAACAGCCTCGTTACAAAAGATTACAGACTCATTGTATCCAATAGCTATACCGCTGAAGAAAAATACATTCAATTGGCACAAAAGAACCCTGAAATGATCAAAAGAGTGCCTCACAATCTTATTGCCTCTTATCTTGGTCTTACTCCTGAAACTGTAAGCAGAATCCGTAAAAAGAATTCCTTGAATAACACTTGA